A part of Kitasatospora acidiphila genomic DNA contains:
- a CDS encoding MFS transporter, whose protein sequence is MSVDEGSPWRHRDFRLIWAGQTVSLIGSQVTVLALPLAALGLKASTFQVSLLTAFSSLPFLLVSLPAGVVVDRCRRRSVMLCADLLRAALLGSVPIAELAGALTLWQLYAVSLAVGCCTVFFDSAYLSFPATLLERDQLVAANSMISSANALAGVAGPNLSGFVVGLIGAARTITLDAFSFLASALSLLLVKHREPAPEPAPPAERGLRRELLEGLRVIGTNRALGSITASNAIGNMMFTAILAIWTPYAIRELDWSARTLGMVMGASALGSVAATIVAQPLIKRYGLARILLFSQFPVVPAWLAAGLAPKGLGGQFMAAAGLMVGLVAAVLYNIAQRTYRVTACESRLLGRVNATTMWLQLGIRPIAALLGGGLGTLLGLQPTIICCAVLLVFCPVVLWTSPLRREVREGPAPEPEPAADSSEPAQPAGR, encoded by the coding sequence TTGACGAGGGATCACCCTGGCGGCACCGGGACTTCCGGTTGATCTGGGCCGGCCAGACCGTGAGTCTGATCGGTTCGCAAGTGACCGTGCTGGCGCTGCCGTTGGCGGCGCTCGGCCTGAAGGCCTCGACCTTCCAGGTCAGTCTGCTGACCGCCTTCAGCTCACTGCCGTTCCTGCTGGTGTCCCTGCCGGCGGGGGTGGTGGTGGACCGCTGCCGCCGCCGCTCGGTGATGCTCTGCGCCGACCTGCTGCGCGCCGCACTGCTCGGTTCGGTGCCCATCGCCGAGCTGGCCGGGGCGTTGACCCTCTGGCAGCTCTACGCGGTGTCCCTGGCCGTCGGCTGTTGCACGGTGTTCTTCGACAGCGCCTACCTGAGCTTTCCGGCCACCCTGCTGGAGCGCGACCAACTGGTGGCCGCGAACAGCATGATCAGCAGCGCCAACGCGCTCGCGGGGGTGGCCGGGCCGAACCTGTCGGGCTTCGTGGTCGGCCTGATCGGCGCGGCCCGGACCATCACCCTCGACGCGTTCTCCTTCCTGGCGAGCGCGCTGAGCCTGCTGCTGGTCAAGCACCGGGAGCCGGCCCCGGAGCCCGCACCGCCGGCCGAGCGGGGACTGCGCCGTGAACTCCTCGAAGGGCTGCGGGTGATCGGCACCAACCGGGCGCTCGGCAGCATCACCGCTTCCAACGCCATCGGCAACATGATGTTCACCGCGATCCTGGCGATCTGGACGCCCTACGCGATCCGGGAACTGGACTGGTCGGCGCGGACGCTGGGCATGGTGATGGGTGCCAGCGCCCTCGGCAGCGTGGCCGCGACCATCGTGGCCCAGCCGTTGATCAAGCGGTACGGCCTGGCCCGGATCCTGCTTTTCAGCCAATTCCCGGTAGTCCCGGCCTGGCTCGCCGCCGGTCTGGCACCCAAGGGCCTGGGTGGCCAGTTCATGGCCGCCGCCGGCCTGATGGTGGGCCTGGTCGCGGCCGTTCTCTACAACATAGCCCAGCGCACCTACCGGGTCACCGCCTGTGAGTCCCGCCTGCTGGGCCGGGTCAACGCGACCACGATGTGGCTGCAGCTGGGGATCCGGCCGATCGCCGCCCTGCTCGGCGGCGGGCTGGGCACCCTGCTGGGCCTGCAGCCGACCATCATCTGCTGCGCGGTGCTGCTGGTGTTCTGCCCGGTGGTGCTGTGGACATCGCCGCTGCGCCGGGAAGTGCGCGAGGGGCCGGCCCCTGAGCCGGAGCCCGCCGCCGACTCGTCGGAACCCGCGCAGCCTGCCGGTCGCTGA